The stretch of DNA CCGGGATGCAACGCCCTCATAGACCCCCCGGTACCCCGGAACCTCACCGCCACTCCCGCATCGCCCCATGAGATAACGCTCACCTGGGAAATCCACCAGTACGAGGATCCCGGTGAAATCGGCTATAAGATTTTCAGGAACGGCGAGTACATCGACTACACGTTCGGATCATCCTATGTTCTGACAACCTGGTACGATGACAGCGGCCTTGCCCCCGACACGGAGTACTGTTATCGGGTTTCGAGCTTCTACATTTCCGACGCCCTGGATTTTACGAACTTCCTCCTGGACTTGCAGAACGACTCCGCACAGAGCAACGAGGCTTGCTCCTGGACATACCCTCTGAGCGCCATAAAGGGGACGGTATCCTCCGGCGGTGAAGGGCTGGATGGGGTCGAAATCACTCTCTTCAGGGTATTTCCGCACGACACCGCGCTCTCGGTCTTCACGGGATCCGACGGGTTCTACAGGTTCACCGACCTGGATAACAGCAAATACGTGGTCACGCCATCTGATCCCGATTTTGTTTTTTCCCCCGAAAGCGTATCGGTAATCGTGCTGAACGGGGAGGTGACAGTCATCAACTTCGAGGCAACGGCTACCGCGGGCCCGAATCCTTGACCGAGGCCGGCACGGCCGTCTCGAACTCTTTGAAGGCTTCCCGGAACCGGCGTGTCAGCTCGACGGCGGCCCTGTCGTAGGCATCCTTGTCCTTCCAGGTGTTCTTGGGCCTCAGCACGTCACGGGGAACCCCCGGAACCTCGACGGGCAGGTGCAGCCCGAAAAACGGGTCGGTCTTGAAGGCCGTCTTTTCGAGCTTCCTCTCCAGGACGGCGTGAACCATGCTCCTGGTATAGGGGAGGCTTATCCGCTCCCCGACCCCGTAAGCCCCTCCCGTCCAGCCGGTGTTTACGAGCCACACGGTCGAACCGTGCTTGCGAATCCTCTCTCCGAGCATCTCGGCGTAGACCACGGGGGGGTGAACCATGAAAGGCGCGCCGAAGCAGGGGCTGAACGTGGCTTCCGGGTCCTTGATGCCACACTCCGTCCCCGCCACTTTCGCCGTGTAGGCAAGCAGGAAATAGTAGATGGCCTGGTCAGGCGTGAGCTTCGCTATGGGAGGGAGAACACCGAAGGCATCGGCGGTCAGGTAAAAGATGAATTCCGGGTGGCCGCTGATTCCGGTCTTTGCGGCGTTGGGAAGGTAGCTTATGGGAAAGGCCGCACGGGTGTTCTCGGTGAGCGAATCGTCGTCGAAGTCGATCTCCCTGGTTACCGAATCGATGGTGACGTTTTCCATGATCGCGCCAAACATCTGCGACGAGCAAAATATCTCGGGCTCGTACTCCTTCGAGATCTTGATGACCTTGGCGTAACAGCCACCCTCGACGTTGAAGATACCGTCATCCCCCCAGCCGTGCTCGTCGTCCCCCACGAGAACCCGGGCCGTATCGATGGAGAGGCTGGTCTTGCCCGTTCCGGAGAGGCCGAAGAACAGCGCCGTGTCCCCATTCTGCTCCCCCACATTCGCGGAGCAGTGCATGGACAGGATCCCCTTCAAGGGGAGAAGGTAGTTCATGAGGGTGAAGATCGATTTTTTTATCTCGCCACCGTACTGGGTCCCGCCGATCAGGATCTCCTTCCTGCCGAAATTCAGTATCACGAAAACTTCCGAGCGGGTTCCGTCCTCCTCGGGGGCGGCGTGAAAGTGCGGGGCGTGTATGATGGTGTAATCGGGAACGAATTGGTCGAGCTTGCTCCTGTCCGCCTCCCTGATGAACATGGTCCGTGCAAAAAGGGCGTGCCAGGCCGATTCGCTCACCAGGCGTAAGGATATCCGGTACTTCGGGTTTGCGCCGGCGTAGAGCTCCTGTACGTACACGTCCCGGTCCTGAAAGTAGGTGAGGACCCGGCTTCTCAGGTGTTCGTAAACCTCAGACGATATGGACTGGTTTACCTTGCCCCACCACACTCTGTCGCTGCTGCTGGGCTCGTCGACGATATATTTGTCGTGCGGGGACCTGCCCGTGTACTGCCCCGTCCTCACGACGAGCGGTCCCTGCTGGGCGAGAAGCCCCTCGCGCCTCTGAATGGCGTGCTCCAGAAGGTTGGCCGTGGTATGGTTCCAGTGAACGTGTCGAAGATTGTAGAAACCCGTCTCTTTCAGGCTTTGCGTTTTGTGATGCATCGGATCCTCCCACAGGGTTACTCCTATCGCTGTCCACTACTCTATAACAGGAAAAACGGCAAACAGATTATATTCTATACTAATTTTTTATGATTTTCCTCATTTACCTTCCCTGTGCCTGTGCCGCCGGTTATGACGCGCTCCTTCAAGATTCGAGAAATATCGCCCACGGCGTTAACTTATACGCGCATCTTCCGATAACGGTCTATGTGGACTTTTCAAACCATATTCTGTCCACACGAGAAAACTGGGAGGTGCGGTATGCGAAAGGCCTGCTTCATTGCGATCCTGACCGCCTTCATCTGTGCGGGCGTGGCCGGGTTCGGCAGCGCGGGGATGGACCTCGGCGTGTCGATAGGAGATGACGGCCTGAAGAGCTTCTACTTCGCCGTTTCAGACCACTACCGGGTGCCGGAAGGAGACGTGGTTGCGATCAAAAAGAAAAACGTTTCCCACGAGGAGCTGCCCGTCGTCTTCTTCATCGCAAAGAGGGCGCGTGTCTCGGCAGAGACGGTGATCGGGCTCCGCCTCGGGGGCTCCTCA from Deltaproteobacteria bacterium encodes:
- the pckA gene encoding phosphoenolpyruvate carboxykinase (ATP) encodes the protein MHHKTQSLKETGFYNLRHVHWNHTTANLLEHAIQRREGLLAQQGPLVVRTGQYTGRSPHDKYIVDEPSSSDRVWWGKVNQSISSEVYEHLRSRVLTYFQDRDVYVQELYAGANPKYRISLRLVSESAWHALFARTMFIREADRSKLDQFVPDYTIIHAPHFHAAPEEDGTRSEVFVILNFGRKEILIGGTQYGGEIKKSIFTLMNYLLPLKGILSMHCSANVGEQNGDTALFFGLSGTGKTSLSIDTARVLVGDDEHGWGDDGIFNVEGGCYAKVIKISKEYEPEIFCSSQMFGAIMENVTIDSVTREIDFDDDSLTENTRAAFPISYLPNAAKTGISGHPEFIFYLTADAFGVLPPIAKLTPDQAIYYFLLAYTAKVAGTECGIKDPEATFSPCFGAPFMVHPPVVYAEMLGERIRKHGSTVWLVNTGWTGGAYGVGERISLPYTRSMVHAVLERKLEKTAFKTDPFFGLHLPVEVPGVPRDVLRPKNTWKDKDAYDRAAVELTRRFREAFKEFETAVPASVKDSGPR